From the Maioricimonas rarisocia genome, one window contains:
- a CDS encoding CheR family methyltransferase produces MNPAGRQPTGDPEPAQRDSHSVDDDEGQGFPIAGVGASAGGLGPLKEFFDAMPESPGLAFVVIQHLDPTRPSLTPELLSSHTTMSVTQVAGDVQVNADCVYVIPPNKYLSIADGTLRLSEPKEPRGARMAIDYFLRSLAEDQQQCAIGVIFSGTGTDGTLGIKAVKAAGGLVMVQEPATADFDGMPRSAIETGAVDYVLPVAEIPGKLVDYARHPYVLEPRADEEAASQETAPAGQQKSDDEQKDSLSNVLAALRSQSRFDFRAYKTSTLLRRTRRRMCLLRLDDVDDYRDYLQEHPEEADALVKDMLISVTDFFRDRDAWDTLQELVIAPLVAGKDMDEPIRVWVSGCATGEEPYTIAMMLLEELKQASKHCPLQIFASDIDRDALNHARMGRYPASIEADVSPERLQRFFTKLEDDHYQVNKALRESVVFAEQNVIADPPFSRLDLICCRNLLIYLKPEIQDQLISMFHFTLRDGGWMFLGNSETIGRRDDLFRTHSKRWRIFQRTGQSQRADLEIPILLRSSRRTSEGPVFPTNARNSVHLENLAQRRVLEWLAASAVLIDRHWKILYICGDVDAYMSHQSGVPTHDLLANLRPGLRSKLRGAVHQALEQKQAAFVEARVQRADSYFPVRLVVQPIREGDHDEPLVLVIFDDGGDSPEERDANEPTRLPHRRPAPQDENLTEVDEHTVIRQLEDELASTKEDLKSTIEQLETSNEEYKASNEEVMSINEELQSTNEELETSKEELQSLNEELTTVNNQLAAKVDELETRNADLTNLIAATDVATICLDTDLCIRWFTPAAREIVRLSESDKGRPLSDLSHDLTDDDLPRVAGTVLSKLTPAEAEVTCHDDRHYLRRVSPYRTDDNRICGVVITFVDITERQRREHDLARLAAIVEQTNDAVLSKDLDGVILTWNHGAEQMYGYTAEEAVGSNVLMLFPEDRRYQLEEFLTKLRRGQPIPAFETVRIHKDGTPLEVALTISPIYDRDNHVIAASAIAHDISGMKSAQKAAESASRAKTDFLANVSHEIRTPMTSILGYADLLAKSPEDENRDHWIATIRENGRCLLDILNDVLDLSRIEAGRVDLYREQFELNPLLSTIHSLMAVRADEKGISFQFESDGRIPRTIDSDPKLVRQILINLIGNAIKFTDEGSVRVVIRYLPAADSIHFDVIDTGVGIPEDEQDLLFQPFMRASTDERPIHEGTGLGLAICQRLVQHLGGSLTLESQVGKGSRFSFNLLVGPNAGDSLVKLDLNCRSAEAAQEVQLPQCRVLVVDDTRATRYLVQKMVEKAGGTVMCAFDGQKAVEVMQRSNQEGRPFDIVLMDMRMPEMDGYEATARIRELGIQTPVIALTAHVMEGERHKCIEAGCNDYLSKPLDQQTLVDAIVRQLNAQTT; encoded by the coding sequence ATGAACCCAGCAGGTCGGCAGCCGACAGGCGACCCAGAACCAGCGCAACGCGACTCTCACTCCGTCGACGACGACGAAGGACAGGGGTTTCCGATTGCCGGAGTTGGTGCGTCGGCTGGTGGGCTTGGGCCGCTCAAAGAGTTCTTCGACGCGATGCCCGAAAGTCCGGGTCTGGCCTTCGTGGTCATCCAGCATCTGGATCCGACGCGGCCGAGTCTCACCCCCGAGCTGCTGTCGAGCCACACGACAATGAGTGTCACGCAGGTGGCCGGCGATGTGCAGGTTAATGCCGACTGCGTGTACGTCATCCCTCCCAACAAGTATCTCAGCATCGCTGACGGCACCCTGAGGCTGTCGGAGCCGAAGGAGCCCCGCGGGGCGCGGATGGCCATCGACTACTTCCTCCGGTCGCTGGCGGAGGACCAACAGCAGTGTGCCATCGGCGTAATCTTCTCGGGAACGGGAACCGACGGGACGCTCGGCATCAAAGCCGTGAAGGCCGCAGGAGGTCTCGTCATGGTCCAGGAGCCGGCCACTGCCGATTTCGACGGCATGCCCCGCAGCGCCATCGAAACGGGCGCCGTCGACTACGTCCTCCCCGTGGCAGAGATTCCGGGGAAGCTCGTCGATTACGCACGCCACCCGTATGTGCTCGAGCCACGCGCGGACGAGGAAGCTGCGTCACAGGAAACTGCACCGGCCGGGCAGCAGAAATCAGACGACGAGCAGAAGGACTCGCTCAGCAATGTCCTGGCAGCTCTCCGCAGCCAGTCGCGATTCGACTTTCGCGCGTACAAGACAAGTACGCTGCTTCGCCGCACGCGTCGTCGTATGTGCCTGCTGCGACTGGATGACGTCGACGACTACCGGGATTACCTGCAGGAACATCCCGAAGAGGCGGACGCTCTGGTCAAGGATATGCTGATCAGCGTCACCGACTTCTTTCGCGACCGGGACGCCTGGGACACGTTGCAGGAGCTGGTCATCGCCCCCCTTGTCGCAGGCAAGGACATGGACGAGCCGATCCGCGTCTGGGTTTCGGGATGCGCCACGGGCGAGGAACCTTACACCATTGCCATGATGCTGCTGGAGGAACTGAAGCAGGCCAGCAAGCATTGCCCGCTGCAGATCTTTGCATCGGACATCGATCGCGACGCCCTGAACCATGCGCGGATGGGACGCTATCCGGCCAGCATCGAAGCGGACGTCTCTCCCGAAAGGCTGCAGCGGTTCTTCACCAAACTGGAAGACGACCATTACCAGGTGAACAAGGCGCTCCGCGAAAGCGTCGTGTTCGCCGAACAGAACGTCATCGCCGACCCACCGTTTTCCCGCCTCGATCTTATCTGTTGCCGAAACCTGCTGATCTATCTGAAGCCGGAGATCCAGGACCAGCTCATTTCCATGTTCCACTTCACCCTCCGGGACGGGGGCTGGATGTTCCTGGGAAACAGCGAAACGATCGGTCGGCGCGACGACCTGTTCCGCACTCACTCCAAGAGGTGGAGGATCTTCCAGCGGACCGGACAATCGCAACGAGCCGATCTGGAGATTCCGATTCTGCTGCGATCTTCGCGGAGAACTTCGGAGGGACCGGTTTTCCCCACCAACGCACGCAATTCCGTGCATCTGGAGAACCTCGCCCAGCGGCGCGTGCTCGAATGGCTCGCTGCATCGGCCGTCCTGATCGATAGACATTGGAAGATCCTGTACATCTGCGGCGACGTCGACGCCTACATGTCTCACCAGTCGGGAGTCCCGACGCACGATCTGCTCGCCAACCTTCGGCCCGGCCTGCGGAGCAAGCTGCGGGGGGCCGTGCATCAGGCACTCGAGCAGAAACAGGCCGCCTTCGTCGAAGCCCGCGTGCAACGCGCGGACAGTTACTTCCCGGTACGCCTTGTGGTGCAGCCGATCCGCGAAGGTGACCACGACGAGCCGCTGGTCCTCGTCATCTTCGATGATGGGGGCGATTCGCCAGAGGAACGTGACGCCAACGAGCCCACCAGGCTGCCCCATCGTCGGCCGGCCCCTCAGGACGAAAACCTGACCGAGGTGGACGAGCACACCGTCATCCGGCAGCTCGAAGACGAGCTCGCCTCCACGAAAGAAGACCTGAAGTCCACGATCGAGCAGCTGGAAACGTCCAACGAAGAGTACAAGGCCTCCAACGAGGAGGTCATGTCGATCAACGAAGAACTTCAGTCGACCAACGAAGAACTGGAGACCAGCAAGGAAGAACTGCAGTCGCTCAACGAGGAACTCACGACCGTCAACAATCAGCTGGCCGCAAAAGTGGACGAACTTGAAACACGCAACGCCGACCTCACAAACCTGATTGCCGCGACCGATGTGGCGACAATCTGTCTGGACACGGACCTGTGCATCCGTTGGTTCACCCCCGCGGCAAGAGAGATTGTGCGGCTCTCGGAATCGGACAAGGGGCGTCCGCTCTCGGATCTGTCGCATGATCTGACCGACGACGACCTGCCCCGGGTGGCCGGCACCGTCCTCTCGAAACTGACTCCGGCGGAGGCCGAAGTCACGTGTCACGACGATCGGCACTACCTCCGCCGGGTTTCACCGTACCGCACCGACGACAATCGCATCTGCGGTGTCGTCATCACGTTCGTCGACATCACCGAACGTCAACGGCGAGAACATGACCTGGCACGGCTGGCAGCGATCGTCGAGCAGACCAACGACGCCGTGCTCAGCAAGGACCTCGATGGCGTGATTCTCACCTGGAATCACGGTGCCGAGCAGATGTACGGCTACACCGCCGAGGAAGCGGTCGGCAGCAACGTGTTGATGCTGTTTCCGGAAGATCGCCGCTACCAGCTCGAGGAGTTTCTCACGAAGCTCCGCCGCGGCCAGCCGATCCCTGCTTTCGAAACGGTCCGGATCCACAAGGACGGTACCCCGCTGGAAGTCGCGCTGACCATCTCCCCGATCTACGATCGAGACAACCACGTCATTGCCGCTTCCGCAATCGCACACGACATTTCGGGAATGAAGTCGGCACAGAAAGCAGCCGAGTCTGCGAGCCGCGCCAAGACAGACTTTCTGGCGAACGTCAGCCACGAGATCCGCACGCCGATGACGTCGATCCTCGGTTACGCCGATCTGCTGGCCAAGAGCCCCGAGGACGAGAACCGGGACCATTGGATCGCCACGATTCGCGAGAACGGTCGCTGTCTGCTGGATATCCTGAACGACGTCCTGGACCTCTCGAGAATCGAAGCCGGACGAGTCGACCTGTACCGCGAGCAGTTCGAGCTCAATCCGCTGCTCTCGACCATCCATTCGCTCATGGCGGTCCGCGCCGACGAAAAAGGAATCTCGTTCCAGTTCGAATCGGACGGCAGAATCCCCAGGACAATCGACAGTGACCCGAAACTGGTGCGGCAGATTCTGATCAACCTGATCGGCAATGCGATCAAGTTTACCGACGAAGGGTCGGTCCGGGTTGTCATCCGGTATCTTCCCGCAGCCGATTCGATCCATTTTGACGTGATCGATACCGGTGTCGGAATTCCGGAGGACGAACAGGATCTGCTCTTCCAGCCGTTCATGCGGGCCAGCACCGACGAGCGACCTATCCATGAAGGAACCGGCCTCGGACTGGCCATCTGCCAGCGACTGGTTCAACATCTGGGCGGAAGCCTGACCCTCGAAAGTCAGGTCGGCAAAGGCAGCCGATTCAGCTTCAATCTTCTTGTCGGCCCGAATGCGGGCGATTCACTGGTCAAACTCGACCTCAACTGCCGGTCCGCAGAGGCTGCGCAGGAAGTCCAGCTGCCGCAGTGTCGCGTCCTCGTCGTGGACGATACCCGCGCGACCCGCTACCTGGTCCAGAAGATGGTCGAGAAGGCGGGAGGCACCGTCATGTGCGCCTTCGACGGCCAGAAGGCGGTCGAAGTCATGCAGCGATCGAACCAGGAAGGCAGGCCGTTCGACATCGTGCTGATGGACATGCGGATGCCGGAAATGGATGGCTACGAGGCCACGGCGCGAATTCGGGAACTGGGCATCCAGACTCCGGTAATTGCCCTGACGGCTCACGTGATGGAGGGAGAACGCCACAAGTGCATCGAAGCGGGATGCAACGACTATCTCTCCAAGCCGCTGGACCAGCAGACGCTCGTCGACGCGATCGTCCGCCAGCTGAATGCCCAGACGACGTAG